The region CAGCCGCCGGTGTTCTTGCCCGAGTCGTCCGACGCATCCTCGCCGCGCTGGATGCGCTGATAGATCTCTTCGCGATGGACTGCGACATCTTTGGGTGCGGTAATACCGATACGCACCTGGTTCCCCTTGACGCCGAGCACGGTGACAGTCACCGAGTCGCCGATCATCAGGGTTTCGCCGACGCGACGCGTCAGGATCAGCATTGAAAACCTCCTCGAGCCGGCACCGCAGCGCCGGCGTTGGCATTCTTTTCCATCAGGAAGAATGCTTCAATTTGTACACAAACGTGAACCATCTTAGCGACCGGTCAAACCCGGTCGCAAGCGATAGAAGTCACTGTTCGCCATTCATACAAGCCTACTCTCAACCCACTGCGCCACGCCCGCAAGAGCCTTCGACAACGCAGGGCCGTCGTCACCGCCGCCCTGCGCCATATCCGGGCGGCCGCCGCCTTTACCGTTGATCTGACTGGCAACGTGGGCGAGCAGTTCCCCCGCCTTGACCTTGCCAGTCGCGCTTCCGTTCACTCCGGCGACCAAAGCCGCCTTACCGTCGCTGGCTCCCGCCAGCACGATTACCGCATCGCCGAGCTGCTGCTTGAGGCTGTCTACCGCCTCGCGCAACGCCTTGGCGTCAAAACCTTCCAACCGGGTCGAGACCACCCGCACCCCGCCGATCTG is a window of Lysobacter antibioticus DNA encoding:
- the csrA gene encoding carbon storage regulator CsrA; protein product: MLILTRRVGETLMIGDSVTVTVLGVKGNQVRIGITAPKDVAVHREEIYQRIQRGEDASDDSGKNTGG